The following proteins come from a genomic window of Anopheles ziemanni chromosome 3, idAnoZiCoDA_A2_x.2, whole genome shotgun sequence:
- the LOC131290052 gene encoding guanosine-3',5'-bis(diphosphate) 3'-pyrophosphohydrolase MESH1, whose protein sequence is MKGTESDKLLKIYTQCINFAAIKHRNQRRKDTEETPYINHPIGVAQILSAEAGITDFDVLQAAILHDTVEDTETTFEEIETHFGTTVRSIVQEVTDDKTLPKEKRKLLQIEHALTISHQAKLVKLADKIYNLRDLQRCKPQNWTDERCREYFIWAKQVCDNLKGTNEPLERILDDIFRQEKVI, encoded by the exons ATGAAGGGAACTGAATCAGACAAGCTGTTGAAAATCTATACGCAGTGCATTAATTTTGCTGCGATCAAACACCGAAATCAGCGCCGTAAAGACACGGAGGAAACCCCTTACATCAACCATCCGATAG GGGTCGCACAAATTCTATCTGCCGAAGCCGGAATAACCGATTTCGATGTGCTTCAGGCAGCTATCTTGCATGATACAGTTGAAGATACCGAAACGACATTCGAAGAAATTGAAACGCATTTTGGTACCACCGTACGCTCGATTGTACAGGAGGTAACGGACGACAAGACGCTTCCGAAGGAAAAGAGAAAGCTACTGCAAATAGAACACGCACTTACCATAAGCCATCAGGCTAAGTTGGTAAAACTTGCCGACAAAATTTACAATCTACGCGACTTACAACGTTGCAAACCGCAGAACTGGACCGACGAAAGATGCCGCGAATATTTCATTTGGGCTAAACAAGTGTGTGATAATCTTAAAGGCACCAATGAACCACTGGAACGCATTTTGGATGATATTTTTCGTCAGGAAAAAGTTATTTAA
- the LOC131290051 gene encoding probable phosphoserine aminotransferase yields MVINFGAGPAKLPREVLLEVQKELVEYGTSGMSVMEMSHRGNFYVTLHDQTLALAKELLDVPDNYKILLMQGGGTGLFAAVAMNLIAKTGKADYLVTGSWSTMAAKEAARYGTVNWVLPKQDKYTGIPAPKDWKLDPEASYVYYCDNETIGGIEFDSIPDTNGVPLVVDMSSNMLSRRVDVKKFGVIFACAQKNIGPSGITLVIVREDLIGNAMPITPTIFDFSIIAKANSISNTPPTFIIYVMGRVFAWIKRHGGVDEMYRQSLSKSQLIYDVIAKSDGFYYCPVDAKVRSRMNVPFRVGGSSGDEELEKLFLKGAEALGMQQLKGHRSVGGIRASLYNAVTIDEARALQQYMLDFLKKHQKA; encoded by the exons ATGGTCATCAACTTTGGCGCCGGCCCGGCCAAGCTACCTCGCGAGGTGCTTTTGGAAGTGCAAAAAGAGCTCGTCGAGTATGGGACGAGTGGTATGAGTGTGATGGAAATGTCGCATCGTGGGAATTTCTACGTAACGCTCCACGACCAAACCTTGGCGCTGGCTAAGGAACTACT CGATGTGCCCGATAACTACAAGATTCTACTCATGCAGGGCGGAGGCACGGGATTATTCGCAGCCGTTGCAATGAATCTGATAGCCAAAACGGGAAAAGCGGATTACCTGGTAACGGGTAGTTGGTCGACCATGGCAGCAAAAGAAGCGGCACGTTACGGTACGGTCAACTGGGTTCTACCAAAGCAGGACAAATACACCGGCATTCCAGCTCCCAAGGATTGGAAGCTTGACCCGGAAGCATCGTACGTGTACTACTGTGATAATGAAACGATTGGAGGTATTGAATTTGATTCCATCCCCGACACTAATGGAGTACCATTAGTGGTGGATATGTCCTCTAACATGCTATCTCGGCGGGTTGATGTTAAAAAG TTCGGAGTGATATTTGCCTGTGCACAGAAAAACATTGGTCCTTCGGGTATCACACTGGTGATCGTACGAGAGGATCTGATTGGAAATGCAATGCCGATTACGCCGACCATCTTTGACTTCAGTATAATCGCGAAGGCGAATTCGATTAGCAACACACCACCAACTTTTAT CATCTACGTAATGGGGCGCGTATTTGCCTGGATCAAGAGGCATGGTGGCGTGGACGAGATGTACCGGCAGTCATTGAGCAAATCCCAGCTCATATACGATGTGATTGCCAAATCGGATGGATTTTACTACTGTCCGGTCGATGCAAAAGTTCGCAGCCGTATGAACGTCCCTTTCCGAGTAGGAGGATCGAGCGGTGACGAGGAGTTGGAGAAACTATTCCTAAAAGGGGCCGAAGCACTTGGTATGCAGCAATTGAAGGGGCACCGATCGGTCGGCGGTATTCGTGCATCATTGTACAATGCGGTAACGATCGACGAAGCAAGAGCGTTGCAGCAGTACATGCTCGATTTCTTGAAGAAGCATCAAAAGGCATAA
- the LOC131285064 gene encoding putative defense protein 3 gives MLFRGKSFCALVTFVTYWLVLISETESFPDGAPADTCVKSRTNQPNHGAARSQNLATLPYQLTASGSQYGPGTQIQVTIHGHQDVFRGFFLQARDGQTNEWIGSWYETPNTKTIPECSSVTHADNRDKEQATFVWQAPKDRQGQVYFTGTVVKNYGTFWSSIVASAPGA, from the exons ATGCTGTTTCGTGGAAAGAGTTTTTGTGCACTGGTAACATTTGTTACCTACTGGCTTGTGCTTATTTCGGAAACGGAGAGCTTTCCCGATGGTGCCCCGGCGGATACCTGTGTGAAAAGTCGTACCAACCAGCCAAATCACGGTGCGGCCCGTAGTCAAAATTTAGCCACGTTGCCATATCAATTGACTGCAAGCGGCAGCCAGTACGGTCCCGGTACTCAGATACAGGTTACGATACATGGCCATCAGGATGTTTTCCGTGGATTCTTTCTGCAAGCTCGTGATGGCCAGACTAATGAATGGATCGGTTCGTGGTACGAGACCCCGAACACGAAGACTATCCCGGAGTGTTCCTCGGTGACACACGCAGACAATCGGGACAAGGAACAGGCCACCTTTGTCTGGCAGGCTCCAAAGGATCGTCAGGGTCAGGTATACTTTAC TGGCACGGTTGTGAAGAACTATGGCACATTTTGGTCCAGTATTGTAGCTTCTGCACCAGGAGCTTAA